The DNA segment TTACCAGCGGCGGCACCGAGGCCAACAACCTGGCCATCTTCAGCGCGGCCGCGGCAAATCCGGCCAGGAAACACCTGATCACCTCGGCAGTGGAGCACCCCTCGGTGCTCAGGCCCCTGCAGTATCTGCGGGAACAGGGTTATGAACTGGAGATACTGGAGGTGGATGAAGATGGCGGCCTGGACCTCGACCGGCTGCGGGCCGCGATCAGGCCGGATACCGGTCTGGTCTCCCTGCTGGGGGGCAATAACGAGACCGGGGTAATCTGGCCCCTGGCCGAGATAAGCGCGCTCTGTCGCGAGAAGAAGGTACTGTTCCACTGCGATAGCGTACAACTGGCCGGCAAGGAACCGATCGACGCGCAAGAGCTGGAGGCGGATTACCTGACCCTGGCGGCCCATAAACTGCACGGCCCCAAGGGAATCGGCGCCCTCTATGCCCGGCGCCGGGCACCGCTGACCCCGATGATCCTGGGCGCGGGCCAGGAACAGGGGTTGCGGGCCGGGACCGAGAACGTGGCCGGCGCGGCCGGATTCGGTACTGCCTGCGAGTTGGCCGGCAGGGACCTGTCCGAAAACCGGCGTAAGATACAAAAAATGCGGGACCAACTGGAACAGGAGATCCTGGCCACCATCCCCGAGACCCGGGTCAACGGCCAGGGCCAACCCCGGCTAGCCAATACCTGCAATGTCAGTTTCAGACACTGCCCGGCCAATGCCCTGATCCAGGAACTGGACGACCGGGGCATCGCGGTGTCGGCCCATTCGGCCTGCCACAGCGGCGACCTCAACCCCTCCCACGTACTCACCGCGATGCGGATCCCGGAGGAGTATCTGCACGGCACCCTGCGGATCAGCCTGGGCAGTTCCAACACCATGGCCGAGGTGGAGACCCTGCTCAACATCCTGCCGGGTCTGGTCAGGAAGTTCCGCCACGGCTTTGCCGCTTGAACAGGCTCACTCCTCTTCGATCAAAACCGCCCGGGCCGGGGCCCCGTCACCGCCCACCAGTTTCAGGGGCAGGCAGACAAGCTGATAAAGACCAGGCGTGATCCCGGCCAGGTTGAGGCCCTCCAGCAGAACGATCCCGGCCTGGAGCAGGATCCGGTGGGTGGCAACCCCGTGGGCAAAGGGCGCCACCGACAGATAGTCGATCCCCACCAGACGGATTCCCTTTTCCTTGAGCCACCGGGCCCCATCCGCGCTGATCGCGACAAAATCCTCGACAAACTCCGGCGCCGGCCGGTTCCAGATCTCCGAGTTCAGGGTGCGGAACAACAGCCGTTCCGTATCCCCTGGGATCGGAAGCCCGGCCAGCAGCGGCGCGGTGATCTCCCGGGCCGCGCCGGTATCCACCACCCGGGCCGGGCCGATCAGGGTATCCAGGGCCAGGGAATCCACTGTAGCCCCGTCTTTAATAAAATGGGCCGGCGCATCCACATGGGTGCCGCTGTGGGCCGAGAATGATATCCGGCTCACGGTGCAAACATCGCCGCGCTCAAGATGACTCAAAGAGTCGATCGCAACCCGCGGATCGCCGGGCCAGACCGGAAGCTGCTCCGAGACCGGCAGGGATATGTCGTGGATCTTCATTGTGTTTCTTCCTCCGCCCGCATTAACGCTGTTCACCGCGTCGCAGCCCCGGTTGCTCCCGGATCAAGGCGACGATCTCTGCCGGACTTAAGGCAATATCCACGACCAGGCCGTCTGCCGGCTCCTCCAGATCGGCAAACTGGCCGGCCAGCAGACCAGGGTGAAAAAAATGACCGGACCGGTTTGTCAAGCGCTGCCGGATCAGTTCCGGATCACCACGCAGGTGAACAAAGACCAGCCTCGGGCAAGCCCCGGCCAGACGGTCGCGATATTTCTGCTTCAGCGCCGAACAGGCAACAACCGCTGGCTCCTGTCTGTTAATATGGGAACGGATCAACCCGGCCAGGAGATCCAGCCAGGGCCGGCGGTCCGCATCGGTCAGGGGGTGTCCCTGCTTCATCTTGAGGATATTGGCCCGGGGGTGGAATTCGTCGGCATCATGGAACCGCCAGGACAGGTCCGCGGCCAGGAGTTTACCCACCGTGGTCTTGCCGCTACCGGCCACTCCCAGCAGGATGATAATCAACGGACTTGGCATAAATGATCAGCGGGCAGTGGGCGGCAGGATATATATTCCATCCCTCAAGCATTGCTCCATGTCTTTCCGTCCACTGTGCTTGGTGCTTGATTCTTGGTGCTTGGTTCTTGGTGCTTGGTGCTTGGTGCTTGGTGCTTGGTGCTTGGTTCTTGGTTCTTGGTGCTTGGTTCACTGTTCACTGTTCACTGTCCACTGTCCACTGTCTTCTGTCCTCTGTCCTCTGTCAGCTATCAGGTGTCGGCTGGTGTTCGTCCAGGAGTTTCATGGTCAGCTTGAGGAAATCCGCTTCAGTGACAATGCCCACCAGCTTGTCGTCATTGACCACCGGCAGGCAGCCATACTTGTGATCGAGCAGGATCTTGATCGCCGAGTAGAGGTCCATGTCCGGCGGGACGGTGACCACGTCCCGCTTCATCACATTGGCAATGGGGATGCCGCGGTCCAGTTCCTCCTGCTCGGACTCATCGATCTCCGCCAGCATGGAGATGGTCTGGGCCAGCAGGTCCCGGTGGGTCAGGAGACCGACGAACCGGTCCTGGTCGTCAACAATGGGCACATGGCGAACATGTTTGTTCCTCATCAGCGACCGGACCAGGGCCAGGGTCTGGGTGGCCTGGAGCACAAAGACCTCGCCGGTCATCAGATCACCTACCTTTAGCATCTAAGACCTCCTTGCTTTCTTTTCTCGTAAGCGTTCACCAGCACCTCATCTTCGCCCATTTGGGCCTGCTCGAATAGCGCCAGTATGCTTCGCTGTCCCAAATGAACGAATCTAAGCCACTGGTAAACGCTTACGGGCATGCGGTTACCGTAATTCCATACCCCCGGTGAACGGTTACCTTTTCTCCGCCGGGCCATGTAATGACCGGCCATTACTAACCAGCATGGCTGGACCATATTTGCCAGCCACAACGAAACAATGAAAGGCGTCACTCCGGCATGGCAAGGCCGGCGCTTGGTGACGGCTTTCATATAAAAAATCACCCTAGCATACCCGGATATGGGCTGGAAGAAAAAAAACGATCTACCGCGCGTGGGAAGCGAGAAATCGTTCCAGAACAATGTTGAAACGGGCCGGGTCCTCGGCCGGCGCCGCATGACCGAGATCAGCGAGTAGCGCCAGTTCGCCGCGGCACAGTCGAGCAAGATACGCCTGTTTGGCGGCCAGCGGGGTATAATCATCTTCCGCGGCCACCACCAGAACCGGACAGCGGATGGCGGGCAGACGGTCAACCACGCTCCAGCCGATCATCCCCTTGAGCACGGCCCGATAGGCGCCGGGATCATTGTCCGCCCAGCGCTCGACAAATGTCCGGCGCAGCTCTTGCTGTTCCGGTTTCGGGAAAAGGCGTTTGCCGAGAAAAACGCCCAGCCGGCGCATCCCCAGGAACCGGATAACAGCCAGCCGGCGCAGATATTGAAACCATTGGCCGGGCCGGCGCAGCACGCACTCGGCCATGGTATTGACCACCACCAGGCTGGCCACCAGCTCCGGCTGATCCGCTGCCAGTTGAAAGCCGACCATCCCGCCCAGGGAGATGCCGACCAGATGGACCCGGCGGATGTCCAGCGCCGCCAGCAGGGCCGAGACATCGGCGGCCAGTAGCGCAACCGGGCAGGGGCCGGGCGGCTTTCCCGAACGCCCGTGGCCGCGCAGATCAACGGTCATCGTGCGATAGCGGCGAGAAAAATAATCGACCTGCGGCTGCCAGTCACGGCCGCTGGAACCAAGGCCATGGATAAAGAGCAGCAGCGGCCCCTGACCGCGCAGCTGATAATAAAGCTCAACCCCGTTGACCATTAAAGAAGGCATGGCATGCAACACTGGTTGCCGGCCGCGACTCAGTCCCGGTGCCGGAACTTTCGCCGGACCCGGCCCAGGACACCGTCCCGTCTCAGGTTGATCCGGGGGTCGCCCGGCCGGGCCAGGATATCGGCAAGAAATTTTTTGTTTTTTATCGCCGCCTGTTGATACAGGTTTTGGGAAATATCCCACCGTTCGCTGAAATAGGCGCGCAGATAACGGTCCATCTTCTCAAAAACGTTACGGAACCGATCTTCAATGAGGTCGTAGAAGCCGATGGTCTTGCGCAGCAGGTCCAGTTCATCGGTGTAACCGCCCACCAGCCCTTCCTGAAATTCATGGAACAGGAAAAGCAGCTTTTCCAGGTATAGCCGATCAGCCATCTGGGCAAAGATATCAGCCGCGGCCAGCAGCTCACCCAGGGGGCGGACCCAATCCTCCGGGCTGGGGGCGGTTTCGATCGACACCCCCAGGTCGGTGTAGAGAACCACTGCCCGGGCCGGCTCGATCTCCCCGGCGGTCAGGGCAAAATCATGGCCGTGGGCACTGATGAAATCCATGCTCCGCTCAACATGGGTAACGGAATACTTGGCCCCGGTGCCGGTCCGGTCCGTTGTCTCCTGGATATAACCGGCATCGTGAAGCAGGGCCGCGACCAGGCCGACCAGAATCTGCCGGCCGGTAAACGGGCCGCCGCACAGGCTGGCGCCGTGCAGGAGCCTGGCCATGAGGAGAAAGGTGTCCAGGGTATGGGCCAGATCATGGTAGTCGGTATTGCAGGCGCGAAAGCCGGGATAGCGGCCCTGGTACAACTCGATGGTCCGGCCAAAGGCGGTCCGGAGGGCATGCGGATCAAAATCAGCGCCAATAACGGCAACAACGGCCTCAGCCTCGGCAAGCACGGAATCCGATGAATTATCGGCAAGGAGGTCAAAGAGGAGTCGGTCAACCATACACCTGCCCTGGCAATTGTTTTCCGCTCGGCTTGCGGTGACGCCCGGCAACTTGAATGCAGGCAATCACAGGGGTAGCGCACCTGCCTCGAAGTCCGCGTTTATCTGTCATCAGCCTGTCCGCATACCTTAGACCGACTCCCCGTCTCCAACCGCGGCGCCGGGAAAATCATCCGGAGAACACCAGGACTGGATGATACAGTTGCGGCCGATCACCGCCTTGGCCGGCACCTCCGCCTCTTTGCCCACCAGGGTAATCCCGGTATATAGATGGGTGGGATAAAGCCGGTTCGGCGTATCATTGCCGTCACCGCTGCCCACCACCGCATTCCGGCACACCCGCACCCGCTTGTCCAGGATGGCCAGATCCACAACCGCGCCCTTTTCGATCAGGCAATCGTCAAAGATAATCGAATCACGCACCCGGGCGCCCGCCTCCACCACCACCCCGGGCGAAAGCACCGAGTTGCGGACCGTGCCCTTGATCACACAGCCGGCCGCGATCATTGACCCATGCACTTCACAACCAACGGCAAACCGCACCGGACACCGGTCGGCCACCCCGGCCCCGGCCTCTGAATTGGGCCGGACCCCCCAGCCTTGCGGAGAAATCCCGGAGTCCGGGCGCAGCACATCCATATTGGCCTCCCAGTAGGCCTGGATAGTACCCACATCCCGCCAGTAGCTGTGGAAGGGATAGGCAAACACGTTATCCCGGCCAATGGCCTTGGGGATAAGATGCATGCCGAAATCGATCTCCTCGCGATCTTCGGCAAGCAGCGCGATCAGGTAGTCGGTATCAAAGACATAGATGCCCATGGAGGCCAGGTTGGTCCGCGCCACCCTGGGTTTCTCCTCCCATTCGACGATCCTGCCCTTGTCATCGGTGATTCCGGCCCCGAACTGGTGAATCTCACTGTCGGGCACCTCCATCATCCCGATGGTAACATCGGCCTTTTTCTCCCGGTGGTGCCGGATCATCGCATCAAAGTCCATCTTGTAGATATGGTCGCCGGAGAGAATCAGAATCTCTTGCGAGGAATAGGCAGTGATGAAATCCAGGTTCTGGCGCACTGCGTCGGCAGTGCCCTTATACCAGTCCGAGTCCCTGGCCCCGGTGCGCGGCGGCAGGATCTTCACCCCGCGGGTGCGGCCGGTAAAGTCCCAGGCCGCGCCGGTGCCGAGATGGCGCATCAGCGACAGGGGTTTATACTGGGTGAGCACCCCGACCTGGGTCAGGCCGGAGTTCATCACATTGCTCAAGGCAAAATCAATGATCCGGTACAGACCGGCAAAGGGCACCGCCGGTTTGGCCCGGGTCTGGACAAGGAGATTAAGCCGGCTGCCCACCCCGCCGGCGAGCAGGAGCACCAGGGTATCCACCACCACCAGGTTTTTTCTCATCGAATCACCTCCCCGGTCGGGATCAGGTGCGGAATTCTGTCCGGGTCCAGGTGCGGATACAGGGTGCAGCCGGCCCCTATTTCGGTCCGGTCGGGGATGTGGTTGTTCCAGCCGACAACCGTGACCTGCTGCCCGGCGGCCGGGCCGCACTCCCCTATCCGGACCTCGGGGCCGAACACGGTGTTGACATCGCTGACCACCTTGTTGAGCCGCGCCCCCCCGTGCACCAGGTTGTTGAAGAACAGCACCGAGTCGCGCACCACCGCGCCGGGCCGGACATGGACCCCGGGAAAGATGATCGAGTGCTCCACCCGTCCCTCGATCACACAGCCGTTATAGACCATGCTGTCCTGCAGCGAGGCGCGGCGGCCCGCGGTCATCGGCTGAAAATCACGGACCCCGCGATGTTCGAGGTTGGTGCGGATCTGCCATTCATCGAGCCTTATCTTCGGATCAGGCCCGAGCAGATCCATGTTGGTCTGCCAGAACTCGTCAATGGTCCGGGTGTAGCCCCAGTAGCCACGGAACTTATACCCGTAAACCCGGCGGCCGGCGGCCATCATCCGCGGCAGGATATCCCGGCCGAACTCAAAGGACTGGTCCTCGCGGGCATTGTCGCCAAGAACCTGGTACAGGACCCGGGGATTGAAACAGAACACGGTGAGCGAGGCCCAGCTGAACTCCGGATTCTCGGGCTTTTCCCGATAATCAAGGACCCGGCCGCCCAGATCGCCGTCCTCGTCATCCAGGGCCGCCACCCCGAACCGATGCGCCTCAACAAGGGGCACCTGGAGAAAGGCAATGGTCAGGTCGGCGTCTTTTTGCCGATGGTAGCGGATCACCTCCTGGTAGTCCATCTTGTAGACATGGTCGCCGGACAGGATCAGGACCTCCTCGGGATCATGGTACTGGACGAAATCGAGGTTCTGAAACACCGCATCGGCCGAGCCCCGGTACCAGCGCGACTCGCCGGAGCCCTGAAAGGGCGGCAGGATGGAAATTCCCCGGTACCGGCCGAGCATGTCCCAGGCCGCGCCGGTGCCGATATGGTTGATCAGGGAATAACTCCGGTACTGGCTCAGGATCGCCACCCGCTCCAGCCCGGAATGCATCAGGTTGCTCAAGGGGAAATCGATCACCCGGGCAAAACCGCCAAAGGGAACCGCCGACTTGGGCCGGTAATAGGTAAGGACGTTAAGTTCGTCCACCCGGCCGCCAGCCAGGATCATTGCCAGAGTTTTCGGCTTCAGCCTCATGCAGACCTGCTCCCAATAAACGCTGCCGGCCGGATTGCCCAGGGTATCGGTCAACAGGCGTGATGCCCGGACAGCGTCAGATCATATGTTTGGTGGCCAACTGCTGCAAGGTTTTGGTGGAAAAACCCCGGCCCTCCTCGGGCAGATTCCTGAGCGACACCTCGGCCCGGGCCGCCTCCCGGTGCCCCCCGGCCGAGCCTATGGAGCCGAAGATTTTTTTCGCGGTCTTGCCGGCATTTTTTTTATAACCGTCGCAGCGGAAGATCACCACCAGCCGCTCGCCATGGATTCCCGAGACAAAGACCCAGGCGATATCATGGACATGGTTGAGGAAATCAGCGATGATCACCAGGATGTCGGGAGTACGGACCCGGCCGATATGGACATACAGCCGATGCTTGCTGATCTTCATCTCGGCCAGGGCGGTGCGGAAATAGCTCAGCTCGGAGACCCGCAGCTCGGATAGTTCGATCTTGCGCACCAGGTTCTGGTTGGCGATATTGAAAAGATAGCGGAAAGAGATGGCATCGGCCAGGCGGGCCTTTTTTTCAAAATTCTGGGTATCGACCTTAATCGCATAAAACAGGGCCGTGGCCAGGGGAACCGACGGCTTCATCCCGCCGGCCCGCAAATACTCCACCAGTATCGAGGAGGCAGCGCCGTAATCGGGCCGGATATCAACATACCCGGCCTCCCAGCCCCCGGTCAGGGGATGGTGGTCGATCACCGCGTCAAAATCGATCTTTTCAAAAATGGGCAGATGGGTGGGCTGAGAATCCAGCAGGACCTTCTTGCTGTAGTCGGAAACCTTCAGCGTCTGCAGCCGCTCGCCCCGGATCTTGAGCAGGTCCATCATTGCCATATTGTTCAGCCGCCGGACTTCGTTGGGGTAGCTGATGGTGAGGCCCTTGACCCGGAAACGAAGCAGCCTCTTGACCGCCTGGGCGCAGGCCAGGGCGTCGGGATCGGCATTGATGACGACCAGGACCTCGTCCTCCTTCCGGAACAACTCCAGAAACTGACGTAATCTTTCCTTGGCCGTGGTGTGAACCAGGATCCTGAGCCGGTTCCTGCAGTAGGTTCTATTCTGCAATTTTTTATTATTTCCTTTACGGCCCATGATGGATTCCGGTGTTGTCCCGAACCGTAGTTAGTGTCCATCCAGAAATGCAGACCATACCATATCGGACACATGAGATGCAACGTGGGATCAGGGACGATCACTTTTCAAGTTCAGGTATTAAAAAAAGGCACCGAGGGGAACAGGGCACGATCGGTGTGGGGGATGAACCGCGACCCGGAAAAACGGATCATGAACTCCTGGTTGACGTTCAACTCGATATAGGTGATCTTCTTGACCACCCGGTAGCAACGGCGCCGGACCTCCTGCTCCAGCAGAAACCGCTCGGCCCCGGCCAGGGAACTGTTGCCCAGCGGCTGATAAGTATCAAGGGGCAGGTCGGGCAGCATTCCGAGGATGATCGCGGCCCGGGGCTCGATATGGCGGCCAAAGGCCCCGGCCACCCATATCCGGTGCAGTTTGTCGAATTCGAGCCCCACCTGGCTGACCAGGGTGGTGAGGATGGCATACATCGCGGCCTTGGAGCGCATCAGGGCATCAAGGTCCGGCTGGGTAAGCACCACCGGCCGGCCATCCGCCGCCTCACTCGCCTCGACCACCACAAAGGCCGGTCCGTCATCCAGTTCGATCAACCGCCCCGGGGTCAGGGCCGCGGCCCGGGCGGCCCGGAACTTG comes from the Desulfobacterales bacterium genome and includes:
- a CDS encoding cysteine desulfurase, which translates into the protein MKKIYFDNNATTPVIAPVRRAIQACLEDDFGNPSSDHGFGEAAKHVLERARDQVAGLINAPSSRLFFTSGGTEANNLAIFSAAAANPARKHLITSAVEHPSVLRPLQYLREQGYELEILEVDEDGGLDLDRLRAAIRPDTGLVSLLGGNNETGVIWPLAEISALCREKKVLFHCDSVQLAGKEPIDAQELEADYLTLAAHKLHGPKGIGALYARRRAPLTPMILGAGQEQGLRAGTENVAGAAGFGTACELAGRDLSENRRKIQKMRDQLEQEILATIPETRVNGQGQPRLANTCNVSFRHCPANALIQELDDRGIAVSAHSACHSGDLNPSHVLTAMRIPEEYLHGTLRISLGSSNTMAEVETLLNILPGLVRKFRHGFAA
- a CDS encoding cyclase family protein gives rise to the protein MKIHDISLPVSEQLPVWPGDPRVAIDSLSHLERGDVCTVSRISFSAHSGTHVDAPAHFIKDGATVDSLALDTLIGPARVVDTGAAREITAPLLAGLPIPGDTERLLFRTLNSEIWNRPAPEFVEDFVAISADGARWLKEKGIRLVGIDYLSVAPFAHGVATHRILLQAGIVLLEGLNLAGITPGLYQLVCLPLKLVGGDGAPARAVLIEEE
- a CDS encoding gluconokinase codes for the protein MPSPLIIILLGVAGSGKTTVGKLLAADLSWRFHDADEFHPRANILKMKQGHPLTDADRRPWLDLLAGLIRSHINRQEPAVVACSALKQKYRDRLAGACPRLVFVHLRGDPELIRQRLTNRSGHFFHPGLLAGQFADLEEPADGLVVDIALSPAEIVALIREQPGLRRGEQR
- a CDS encoding CBS domain-containing protein, with translation MLKVGDLMTGEVFVLQATQTLALVRSLMRNKHVRHVPIVDDQDRFVGLLTHRDLLAQTISMLAEIDESEQEELDRGIPIANVMKRDVVTVPPDMDLYSAIKILLDHKYGCLPVVNDDKLVGIVTEADFLKLTMKLLDEHQPTPDS
- a CDS encoding alpha/beta hydrolase encodes the protein MPSLMVNGVELYYQLRGQGPLLLFIHGLGSSGRDWQPQVDYFSRRYRTMTVDLRGHGRSGKPPGPCPVALLAADVSALLAALDIRRVHLVGISLGGMVGFQLAADQPELVASLVVVNTMAECVLRRPGQWFQYLRRLAVIRFLGMRRLGVFLGKRLFPKPEQQELRRTFVERWADNDPGAYRAVLKGMIGWSVVDRLPAIRCPVLVVAAEDDYTPLAAKQAYLARLCRGELALLADLGHAAPAEDPARFNIVLERFLASHAR
- a CDS encoding glucose-1-phosphate adenylyltransferase; this translates as MRKNLVVVDTLVLLLAGGVGSRLNLLVQTRAKPAVPFAGLYRIIDFALSNVMNSGLTQVGVLTQYKPLSLMRHLGTGAAWDFTGRTRGVKILPPRTGARDSDWYKGTADAVRQNLDFITAYSSQEILILSGDHIYKMDFDAMIRHHREKKADVTIGMMEVPDSEIHQFGAGITDDKGRIVEWEEKPRVARTNLASMGIYVFDTDYLIALLAEDREEIDFGMHLIPKAIGRDNVFAYPFHSYWRDVGTIQAYWEANMDVLRPDSGISPQGWGVRPNSEAGAGVADRCPVRFAVGCEVHGSMIAAGCVIKGTVRNSVLSPGVVVEAGARVRDSIIFDDCLIEKGAVVDLAILDKRVRVCRNAVVGSGDGNDTPNRLYPTHLYTGITLVGKEAEVPAKAVIGRNCIIQSWCSPDDFPGAAVGDGESV
- a CDS encoding glucose-1-phosphate adenylyltransferase, yielding MRLKPKTLAMILAGGRVDELNVLTYYRPKSAVPFGGFARVIDFPLSNLMHSGLERVAILSQYRSYSLINHIGTGAAWDMLGRYRGISILPPFQGSGESRWYRGSADAVFQNLDFVQYHDPEEVLILSGDHVYKMDYQEVIRYHRQKDADLTIAFLQVPLVEAHRFGVAALDDEDGDLGGRVLDYREKPENPEFSWASLTVFCFNPRVLYQVLGDNAREDQSFEFGRDILPRMMAAGRRVYGYKFRGYWGYTRTIDEFWQTNMDLLGPDPKIRLDEWQIRTNLEHRGVRDFQPMTAGRRASLQDSMVYNGCVIEGRVEHSIIFPGVHVRPGAVVRDSVLFFNNLVHGGARLNKVVSDVNTVFGPEVRIGECGPAAGQQVTVVGWNNHIPDRTEIGAGCTLYPHLDPDRIPHLIPTGEVIR
- a CDS encoding DHHA1 domain-containing protein produces the protein MGRKGNNKKLQNRTYCRNRLRILVHTTAKERLRQFLELFRKEDEVLVVINADPDALACAQAVKRLLRFRVKGLTISYPNEVRRLNNMAMMDLLKIRGERLQTLKVSDYSKKVLLDSQPTHLPIFEKIDFDAVIDHHPLTGGWEAGYVDIRPDYGAASSILVEYLRAGGMKPSVPLATALFYAIKVDTQNFEKKARLADAISFRYLFNIANQNLVRKIELSELRVSELSYFRTALAEMKISKHRLYVHIGRVRTPDILVIIADFLNHVHDIAWVFVSGIHGERLVVIFRCDGYKKNAGKTAKKIFGSIGSAGGHREAARAEVSLRNLPEEGRGFSTKTLQQLATKHMI